In the genome of Olsenella profusa DSM 13989, one region contains:
- a CDS encoding PTS system mannose/fructose/N-acetylgalactosamine-transporter subunit IIB — protein MISFVRVDDRMIHGQTVTRWALEYPCDGIIAVNDAAATNPVLKAAYKGAAPDKKTFIWTLAHFKESMEKVLSSKTRYFLITKNPLDMRKILIDFGFVPSDVKRVVIGPCNDRPGAVKLGNNQSITPEEAQALEDISKAGYTVDFSLLTDNSIGEWPKFRDRFDLR, from the coding sequence ATGATCTCTTTCGTACGCGTGGACGATCGCATGATCCACGGCCAGACGGTGACGCGCTGGGCTCTCGAGTACCCCTGCGACGGCATCATCGCCGTCAATGACGCTGCGGCGACCAACCCGGTGCTCAAGGCGGCCTACAAGGGTGCGGCTCCCGACAAGAAGACCTTCATCTGGACGCTCGCGCACTTCAAGGAGAGCATGGAGAAGGTCCTCTCCAGCAAGACCCGCTACTTCCTGATCACCAAGAACCCGCTTGATATGAGGAAGATCCTCATCGATTTCGGCTTCGTGCCCTCCGACGTCAAACGTGTCGTCATCGGGCCGTGCAACGACCGTCCCGGCGCCGTCAAGCTGGGTAACAACCAGTCCATAACCCCCGAGGAGGCCCAGGCGCTCGAGGACATCTCCAAGGCGGGCTACACGGTGGACTTCTCCCTGCTCACCGACAACTCCATCGGCGAGTGGCCCAAGTTCCGCGATCGCTTCGACCTTCGCTAA
- a CDS encoding PFL family protein, with product MAITPEEIAETHSMVSQRNLDLRTITMGISLCGCADEDMGRMCTKVYDRITHTAEHLVEVAGTLEREYGIPIANRRVSVTPIAQIAATCSDEDLTPLAHAMDRAAETLGVDFMGGFSALVQKGMGSADRRLIDAIPEAVASTDRVCASVNVASLRAGINMDAVLLMAQRMIDAARLTTDVDCYGAAKLVVFANMVEDSPFMAGATHGSGEADAVINVGVSGPGVMAAALEQLPRTASLMEVAERIKETAFKITRAGELMSREAARRLGVEKGIVDLSLAPTPAAGDSVARILEIIGVGECGGPGTTCALALLNDCVKKGGVMASSSVGGLSGAFIPVSEDAGMIHAAEDGALSLEKLEAMTCVCSVGLDMIAVPGDTPVEAIAGIIADEMAIGVINAKTTAVRLIPAIGKQEGETLEFGGLFGSAPVMPVNRFAGSVLAHRGGHFPAPLNSLKN from the coding sequence ATGGCCATCACCCCCGAAGAGATAGCCGAGACCCACTCGATGGTCTCCCAGCGCAACCTTGACCTGCGCACCATCACCATGGGTATCTCACTGTGTGGCTGTGCGGACGAGGATATGGGCCGCATGTGCACGAAGGTGTACGACCGCATCACGCACACGGCGGAGCATCTGGTGGAGGTGGCGGGTACCCTCGAGCGCGAGTACGGCATCCCCATCGCCAACAGGCGCGTTTCCGTGACGCCCATCGCCCAAATTGCAGCCACCTGTTCCGACGAAGACCTCACGCCACTTGCCCATGCCATGGACCGTGCGGCCGAGACCCTGGGCGTCGACTTCATGGGTGGCTTCTCGGCCCTCGTGCAGAAGGGCATGGGCAGTGCCGACCGCCGGCTCATCGACGCCATCCCCGAGGCCGTGGCCTCAACCGACCGCGTGTGCGCCAGCGTCAACGTAGCCAGTCTGCGCGCTGGCATCAACATGGATGCCGTGCTGCTCATGGCCCAGAGGATGATCGATGCCGCCAGGCTCACCACCGACGTCGACTGCTATGGAGCCGCCAAGCTCGTGGTGTTCGCCAACATGGTCGAGGATTCCCCCTTCATGGCGGGTGCCACCCACGGCTCCGGCGAGGCGGATGCCGTCATCAATGTGGGCGTCTCAGGTCCCGGTGTCATGGCCGCAGCGCTCGAGCAGCTGCCGCGGACGGCCAGCCTCATGGAGGTCGCCGAGAGGATCAAGGAGACCGCCTTCAAGATCACCCGCGCGGGCGAGCTCATGAGCCGCGAGGCGGCCCGCCGCCTGGGCGTGGAGAAGGGCATCGTGGACCTCTCGCTGGCACCCACCCCCGCTGCTGGTGACTCCGTGGCCAGGATCCTGGAGATCATCGGCGTGGGCGAGTGCGGCGGTCCCGGCACCACCTGCGCCCTCGCCCTGCTCAACGACTGCGTCAAGAAGGGCGGTGTCATGGCCAGCTCCAGCGTGGGAGGCCTCTCGGGCGCGTTCATCCCCGTCTCGGAGGATGCGGGCATGATCCACGCGGCCGAGGACGGTGCGCTCTCCCTGGAGAAGCTCGAGGCCATGACCTGCGTGTGCTCCGTGGGCCTGGACATGATCGCCGTCCCCGGCGACACCCCCGTAGAGGCCATCGCCGGCATCATCGCCGACGAGATGGCCATCGGCGTCATCAACGCCAAGACCACGGCCGTGCGCCTCATTCCCGCCATCGGCAAGCAGGAGGGCGAAACCCTGGAGTTTGGTGGCCTCTTCGGCTCCGCCCCCGTGATGCCCGTCAACCGATTTGCCGGCAGCGTGCTCGCCCACCGCGGCGGGCACTTCCCCGCTCCGCTCAACTCGCTCAAAAACTAG
- the murB gene encoding UDP-N-acetylmuramate dehydrogenase produces the protein MLESTLASSVMQDLTWRLRSIVGEENVREREPMSEHTTFRIGGPADLFVMPDDADEVRDVIAACVAADVPHFVLGCGSDLLVADEGYHGVIVSCVEGLVNVTSDGDRLTCQAGVQLCEASEMACELGLTGLEFACGIPGSVGGACFMNAGAYDGCIADVLESVRCLMSDGTQQTLVADELALGYRTSRVRTDGLVTLSATFKLREGERGAIRARMDELTQRREERQPLELPSAGSTFKRPKGHFVGKLVTDAGLRGYTVGGAGVSTKHAGFVVNNGGATAADVHAVIEHVQDEVERQFGVRLEPEVRFLG, from the coding sequence ATGCTCGAGAGCACGCTTGCGTCAAGCGTCATGCAGGATCTCACCTGGAGGCTACGGAGCATCGTGGGCGAGGAGAACGTTCGCGAGCGGGAGCCCATGAGCGAGCACACCACGTTCAGGATCGGTGGCCCCGCGGACCTCTTCGTGATGCCGGATGACGCGGACGAGGTCAGGGATGTCATCGCTGCCTGCGTCGCTGCGGACGTTCCCCACTTCGTGCTGGGCTGTGGCAGCGACCTGCTCGTGGCGGATGAGGGGTACCATGGCGTGATCGTGTCGTGTGTGGAGGGGCTGGTAAATGTCACCTCCGACGGTGATCGCCTTACCTGTCAGGCGGGTGTGCAGCTGTGCGAGGCCTCCGAGATGGCCTGCGAGCTGGGTCTCACGGGACTGGAGTTTGCCTGCGGTATTCCTGGCTCGGTGGGTGGTGCCTGCTTCATGAACGCGGGGGCCTACGATGGCTGCATAGCCGACGTGCTGGAGTCGGTGCGCTGCCTCATGTCGGACGGCACCCAGCAGACCCTTGTGGCCGACGAGCTTGCCCTGGGCTACCGCACGAGCCGCGTCCGCACGGATGGACTGGTGACGCTCTCGGCCACCTTCAAGCTGCGTGAGGGGGAGCGTGGGGCGATTCGTGCGCGGATGGATGAGCTCACACAGCGTCGCGAGGAGAGGCAACCGCTCGAGCTCCCCAGTGCCGGCTCCACCTTCAAGCGGCCCAAGGGGCACTTTGTCGGCAAGCTCGTCACCGATGCGGGGCTCAGGGGCTACACCGTGGGCGGCGCGGGCGTGTCCACCAAGCATGCGGGCTTCGTGGTCAACAATGGTGGCGCCACGGCGGCCGATGTCCATGCGGTCATCGAGCACGTGCAGGACGAGGTCGAGCGCCAGTTTGGCGTGCGTCTGGAGCCCGAGGTGCGCTTTTTGGGCTGA
- a CDS encoding serine hydrolase — MTDQADRAHYKGGRRTAPGQTGHGCPRAIAVALMATLVIASTWWGVSHIPSQGGPAQPAAQETQVDAGAPAATEEAPEGETSSVPAVPEEPPVEARGLRDAIQMEGTPDSLPSSQGYAKLTRAIGALEDQGHGVGVYLCDLSSGATVTYRKDVRFYPASSFKGPFAVALYEMLVDTGQVSSGDIDDLVSSMIVNSDNNAYTTLRKRYGMQMFGSWLKSFGFDPSDYGGQHTYRVYNYPYTTPDEFARMWAHMYAYLSSESPSASYLSSLFEQRSVSAISNAVGDNYRSWGKAGWYPHAERDGATAATVDAGIVFSDTGTYLVVAMCDAPEDFDALTQVCSALDATHDAMVA, encoded by the coding sequence ATGACGGATCAGGCTGACCGCGCGCACTACAAGGGCGGCAGGCGCACCGCTCCTGGACAGACCGGCCACGGGTGTCCCCGTGCCATCGCAGTGGCCCTGATGGCGACCCTCGTCATTGCCTCCACCTGGTGGGGCGTCTCGCACATACCGAGCCAAGGGGGACCAGCCCAGCCTGCCGCACAGGAGACGCAGGTGGATGCCGGCGCCCCGGCTGCCACCGAGGAGGCACCCGAGGGGGAGACGTCCTCCGTACCGGCCGTACCAGAGGAGCCACCCGTGGAGGCCCGAGGCCTGAGGGACGCCATCCAGATGGAGGGAACACCCGACTCGCTGCCCTCGTCCCAGGGGTACGCCAAGCTCACACGGGCCATTGGCGCCCTGGAGGACCAGGGCCACGGCGTGGGCGTCTACCTCTGCGACCTCTCGAGTGGGGCCACCGTCACCTACCGCAAGGACGTGCGTTTCTATCCCGCGAGCTCCTTCAAGGGTCCCTTTGCCGTCGCCCTCTACGAGATGCTCGTGGACACGGGCCAGGTGAGCTCGGGCGACATCGACGACCTCGTAAGCTCCATGATCGTCAACTCCGACAACAACGCCTACACGACCCTGCGCAAGCGTTACGGCATGCAGATGTTTGGCTCGTGGCTCAAGAGCTTTGGCTTTGACCCCTCAGACTACGGCGGGCAGCACACCTACCGCGTCTACAACTACCCCTACACCACGCCGGACGAGTTCGCACGCATGTGGGCGCACATGTATGCCTACCTCTCCTCGGAAAGCCCCTCGGCCAGCTACCTCTCATCCCTCTTCGAGCAGCGCAGCGTCTCGGCCATTTCCAACGCCGTGGGCGACAACTACAGAAGCTGGGGCAAGGCCGGCTGGTATCCGCATGCCGAGAGGGATGGGGCGACGGCCGCAACCGTCGATGCCGGCATCGTCTTCTCCGATACGGGTACCTACCTGGTGGTTGCCATGTGCGACGCCCCTGAGGACTTCGACGCCCTCACGCAGGTGTGCTCGGCGCTTGACGCAACGCACGACGCCATGGTGGCATAG
- a CDS encoding DUF202 domain-containing protein — protein MTDKTDTTDREVTSAKRSELIAEADLQTRAIMRMEVWKRIAYSLIAVGALLAYWNTYQGGPSWSLVVGIIVMVVSVLTGLMLYLVVERAKANVRAMMRSIGVDITAPVRRPGKAPTPDTSRQRRGGHGHDA, from the coding sequence ATGACAGACAAGACGGACACGACGGACAGGGAGGTCACGTCCGCGAAGCGCAGCGAGCTCATCGCCGAGGCGGACCTGCAGACGCGCGCCATCATGCGCATGGAGGTGTGGAAGCGCATCGCCTACTCCCTCATAGCGGTGGGGGCCCTGTTGGCCTACTGGAACACCTACCAGGGCGGACCCTCCTGGTCGCTCGTGGTGGGCATCATCGTCATGGTGGTCTCGGTGCTCACGGGACTCATGCTGTATCTGGTGGTGGAGCGTGCCAAGGCAAACGTGAGGGCCATGATGAGGTCCATCGGCGTGGACATCACGGCTCCCGTCAGGAGGCCAGGCAAGGCCCCCACGCCGGACACGTCGAGGCAAAGGAGGGGCGGTCATGGGCATGATGCGTGA
- a CDS encoding PTS system mannose/fructose/sorbose family transporter subunit IID — translation MAEPKKLSAQARNKSFRNWSYGNLTCFSEAHMQTFGYLAAMLPIVDDLYEKEEDKVTALETYTTFFNTEPQIGTIVVGLTAGLEEARANGEPLDDETINGIRAGLMGPLAGLGDSIVVGTFIPILLGIALGLAQGGSVLGPLFYIVAWNLLMYFGMKFAYNRGYEMGGNAVQALVGPESQALRSAIVEVGTMVIGAVAATWISISTALQLPGLGSLDSVLWSSSNTVTQSALDAAGEAGVSLNVFGSGIYPKLLNFLFVYLCWWLMTKKKIGVIPVMLILVVIAFVGVLIGFFNPGLQY, via the coding sequence ATGGCTGAGCCTAAGAAACTTTCCGCCCAGGCGCGCAACAAGTCGTTCCGCAACTGGTCGTATGGCAACCTCACCTGCTTCTCCGAGGCCCACATGCAGACGTTCGGCTATCTTGCCGCCATGCTGCCCATCGTGGACGACCTCTACGAGAAGGAGGAGGACAAGGTCACGGCCCTCGAGACCTACACCACGTTCTTCAACACCGAGCCGCAGATCGGCACCATCGTCGTGGGCCTCACCGCCGGCCTGGAGGAGGCGCGCGCCAATGGCGAGCCCCTGGACGACGAGACCATCAACGGCATCCGTGCCGGCCTGATGGGCCCGCTCGCCGGTCTGGGCGACTCCATCGTCGTGGGCACCTTCATCCCCATCCTGCTGGGCATCGCCCTCGGCCTCGCCCAGGGCGGCTCGGTCCTTGGCCCGCTGTTCTATATCGTGGCCTGGAACCTGCTCATGTACTTTGGCATGAAGTTCGCCTACAACCGCGGCTACGAGATGGGCGGCAACGCCGTGCAGGCGCTCGTCGGTCCCGAGTCGCAGGCGCTGCGTAGCGCCATCGTCGAGGTGGGCACCATGGTCATCGGTGCCGTGGCCGCCACCTGGATCTCCATCAGCACGGCCCTGCAGCTCCCTGGTCTCGGCTCGCTCGACAGCGTGCTGTGGAGCAGCTCCAACACCGTCACCCAGTCGGCGCTCGATGCCGCGGGCGAGGCGGGCGTCTCGCTCAACGTGTTCGGCTCGGGCATCTACCCCAAGCTGCTCAACTTCCTGTTCGTGTACCTCTGCTGGTGGCTTATGACCAAGAAGAAGATCGGCGTCATCCCCGTGATGCTCATCCTGGTGGTCATCGCCTTCGTGGGCGTGCTGATCGGCTTCTTCAATCCTGGCCTGCAGTACTAG
- a CDS encoding PTS mannose/fructose/sorbose/N-acetylgalactosamine transporter subunit IIC has protein sequence MGISIFQAVLLGLFACLASLPGMGGTTIGNYTLGRPLVGGLVVGLIMGDVQTGIVVGAAIQVVYIALVTPGGTVSADVRAVTYIGIPLSILAIHGQNLDPASAEASSLAAALGAAVGTLGTVLFYGTATLNLVWQSVGWSAMETRDWHRIRRTIPLVDFVLPWISHILFSFVPTVAICLAGEGMVSLMKDYMPMDGIAMKTLFTVGSLLPAVGVAILCKQVITKPIDWLTFAFGFTLAACLHLNLIACAIIAAFFALIKYQIEEAKAARPAIAGASAGDDEEEEDI, from the coding sequence ATGGGCATCAGTATCTTCCAAGCTGTGCTGCTCGGCCTGTTCGCCTGCCTGGCATCGCTTCCGGGCATGGGCGGCACGACCATTGGTAACTACACGCTCGGTCGTCCGCTCGTCGGTGGCCTGGTCGTCGGCCTCATCATGGGCGACGTCCAAACGGGCATCGTCGTCGGCGCGGCCATCCAGGTGGTCTACATCGCCCTCGTGACCCCGGGCGGGACCGTCTCGGCTGACGTACGTGCCGTCACCTACATCGGCATCCCGCTCTCCATCCTGGCCATCCACGGTCAAAACCTTGACCCGGCATCGGCCGAGGCCTCGTCGCTCGCCGCCGCCCTCGGTGCGGCCGTGGGCACCCTCGGCACCGTGCTCTTCTACGGCACCGCCACGCTCAACCTCGTGTGGCAGTCCGTCGGCTGGAGCGCCATGGAGACGCGCGACTGGCACAGGATCAGGCGTACCATTCCGCTCGTCGACTTCGTGCTCCCCTGGATCTCCCACATCCTGTTCTCCTTCGTTCCCACCGTCGCCATCTGCCTGGCAGGTGAGGGCATGGTGAGCCTCATGAAGGACTACATGCCCATGGACGGCATCGCCATGAAGACGCTCTTCACCGTGGGCTCGCTGCTGCCCGCCGTCGGTGTCGCCATCCTGTGCAAGCAGGTCATCACCAAGCCCATCGATTGGCTGACCTTTGCCTTTGGCTTCACGCTCGCGGCGTGCCTGCACCTCAACCTGATCGCCTGCGCCATCATCGCGGCGTTCTTCGCCCTCATCAAGTACCAGATCGAGGAGGCCAAGGCGGCCCGTCCCGCCATCGCTGGGGCAAGTGCCGGTGACGACGAGGAAGAGGAGGACATCTAA
- a CDS encoding serine hydrolase codes for MPWPERALVFLVTLVLALGVGAGVRRCLAQPTDYGPDVITPTDSVTDGTAPDDQGAATDAASNAPTSLTAEADGGALVLSGDVGSRTVDDLSAVVQELDALQDGGIQAGVAVTSLDGSITLTYQQDQSFYAASTIKAPYVCAVLEEDLPAGTTSMASLRDAMSSMLLYSDNDSYRQLRDSYGDDVFLTWLQRHDVTAGTYGSLSDYARDHYPFSTPEQLTQMWQAVWAFVSGDAQGASYLKDLLARREESPIANALGPQTETYSKAGWYPETDGSDAAPASNDAGVVIHGSASTSYVISVMSTAPSELDRLEGLISAIDHLMDADGA; via the coding sequence ATGCCATGGCCGGAAAGGGCCCTGGTCTTCCTGGTTACCCTCGTCCTGGCGCTCGGCGTGGGCGCCGGCGTCAGGCGCTGCTTGGCACAACCTACGGACTATGGTCCGGATGTCATAACTCCCACGGACAGCGTGACAGATGGCACGGCCCCAGACGATCAGGGCGCTGCGACCGATGCGGCATCAAACGCCCCCACCTCCCTCACCGCCGAGGCGGATGGCGGCGCCCTCGTGCTCTCTGGGGATGTCGGCAGCCGCACGGTCGACGACCTCTCTGCCGTCGTGCAGGAACTGGACGCCCTGCAGGATGGGGGCATCCAGGCAGGCGTGGCGGTGACGTCACTCGACGGCAGCATCACCCTCACCTACCAACAGGATCAGAGCTTCTATGCGGCCAGCACCATCAAGGCGCCCTATGTCTGTGCCGTGCTCGAGGAGGACCTTCCCGCCGGAACGACAAGCATGGCATCGCTGCGCGATGCCATGAGCTCCATGCTCCTCTACTCGGACAACGACTCCTATAGGCAGCTGCGTGACAGCTATGGCGATGACGTGTTCCTCACCTGGCTGCAACGGCACGACGTCACAGCGGGAACCTATGGCTCGCTGTCGGACTACGCCCGCGACCACTACCCCTTCAGCACGCCCGAACAGCTCACGCAGATGTGGCAGGCCGTCTGGGCCTTCGTGTCAGGCGACGCACAGGGCGCCTCGTACCTGAAGGACCTCCTCGCACGCAGGGAGGAGAGTCCCATCGCCAACGCATTGGGACCCCAGACCGAGACCTACTCCAAGGCGGGCTGGTATCCCGAGACCGACGGCAGCGACGCCGCCCCCGCCTCAAACGACGCGGGCGTCGTGATCCATGGCAGTGCCTCGACGTCCTACGTCATCTCCGTCATGTCCACCGCACCCTCCGAGCTCGATAGGCTCGAAGGGCTCATCTCGGCAATCGATCACCTCATGGACGCAGATGGCGCCTAG
- a CDS encoding PTS sugar transporter subunit IIA: protein MRYLLIVSHGTFASGLQSVVSMLVGSRDDVLGCGMEDGMGADAYTAKLKETISRIDTDDTIFLFGDLIGGSPLTNAMNVLTETGHIANTTVFGGANVPMLITAALESDEDDATLKESIINEGRTAIREFVLDLDDDEDDL from the coding sequence ATGCGGTATCTTCTGATCGTGAGTCATGGTACGTTTGCCTCAGGCCTTCAGAGCGTGGTGAGCATGCTGGTAGGCAGTCGGGATGACGTCCTCGGCTGCGGCATGGAGGATGGGATGGGCGCGGATGCCTATACGGCAAAGCTCAAGGAGACCATCTCCAGGATCGATACGGATGACACCATCTTCCTGTTTGGCGACCTCATTGGCGGCTCGCCGCTTACCAATGCGATGAACGTCCTCACCGAGACGGGCCATATCGCCAACACCACGGTGTTTGGCGGGGCCAACGTACCCATGCTCATCACGGCGGCCCTCGAGTCGGACGAGGACGACGCCACCCTCAAGGAGAGCATCATCAACGAGGGGCGGACTGCCATCCGCGAGTTCGTGCTCGACCTCGATGATGACGAGGACGACCTCTAG
- a CDS encoding ECF transporter S component → MARPTTRHDTHSTTSQSHGWSTKRIAVTALFCALMAISTLLIEIPLLPAVPWLKYDPSGVFGLVGGFAFGPATGAVISIIPYLLHIATSSGVYGTIMAILATFSLVVPASLIYKRVPTMWGALLGMLVGAIVCLAACIAGNLIITPLYAHMTTEQVVALIVPALLPFNLFKVIINCALALLIYKPVSKALGN, encoded by the coding sequence ATGGCACGACCCACCACGCGTCACGACACCCACTCCACCACGAGCCAGTCGCACGGCTGGTCGACCAAGCGCATCGCCGTCACGGCACTGTTCTGCGCGCTCATGGCCATCTCGACGCTCCTCATCGAGATCCCCCTCCTGCCAGCCGTGCCCTGGCTCAAGTACGACCCCTCGGGCGTCTTTGGCCTCGTCGGGGGCTTTGCCTTTGGGCCCGCCACGGGGGCGGTCATCTCCATCATCCCGTACCTCCTGCACATTGCCACCAGCTCAGGCGTCTACGGCACGATCATGGCCATCCTCGCGACGTTCTCGCTCGTCGTGCCCGCATCCCTCATATACAAGCGCGTGCCCACCATGTGGGGAGCCCTGTTGGGCATGCTCGTCGGCGCCATCGTGTGCCTGGCCGCCTGCATCGCGGGCAACCTGATCATCACCCCCCTCTATGCGCACATGACCACCGAGCAGGTCGTGGCCCTCATCGTGCCGGCGCTGCTGCCGTTCAACCTCTTCAAGGTCATCATCAACTGCGCGCTGGCGCTGCTCATCTACAAGCCCGTCTCCAAGGCGTTGGGCAACTAG
- a CDS encoding 5-methyltetrahydropteroyltriglutamate--homocysteine S-methyltransferase encodes MAGLHAPFRFDYVGSFLRPEALKRARADFTAGSITAEELTAVEDDAIRDLVAKQKAAGYHVITDGEFRRSYWHLDFMWGLEGIEHIELDHGYRFHGEETTHGSARVTGRIGGADHPFVRHYQFMRQFEEEGVIAKQTLPAPAQTLAELFREDNGTQTTRVYPDLDELIRDVAIAYRMVIRDLYDAGCRTVQLDDCTWGMIVDASYWKHREGAGLTVENEAERYLRINNLALEGLPDDLTVTTHICRGNYHSTYACEGSYDAVAPYVFARENVDALYLEYDDERSGGFEPLAQVPPDKKVVLGLITTKSPVLEDRDAVIRRIHEAERYVPLDRLYLSPQCGFASCEIGNKLTEEQQWAKLALVRQIAQEVWG; translated from the coding sequence ATGGCGGGTCTACACGCGCCCTTCAGGTTTGACTATGTGGGAAGCTTCCTGAGGCCGGAGGCCCTCAAGAGGGCCCGCGCCGACTTCACGGCAGGCTCCATCACGGCCGAGGAACTCACGGCTGTCGAGGACGATGCGATACGCGACCTTGTCGCCAAGCAGAAGGCAGCCGGCTATCACGTGATAACGGACGGCGAGTTCCGGCGCAGCTACTGGCACCTCGACTTCATGTGGGGGCTCGAGGGCATCGAGCACATCGAACTCGACCATGGCTATCGGTTCCATGGCGAGGAGACGACACACGGATCCGCTCGCGTGACGGGCAGAATCGGTGGTGCGGACCATCCGTTCGTCAGGCACTACCAGTTCATGCGCCAGTTCGAGGAGGAGGGGGTCATAGCCAAGCAGACCCTGCCCGCACCGGCCCAGACGCTGGCGGAGCTGTTCCGCGAGGACAACGGGACGCAGACCACGCGAGTCTACCCCGACCTTGACGAGCTGATCCGTGACGTCGCCATCGCGTACCGCATGGTCATCCGCGACCTCTATGACGCGGGATGCCGCACCGTCCAACTTGACGACTGCACCTGGGGCATGATTGTGGACGCCTCGTACTGGAAGCATAGGGAGGGAGCCGGCCTCACCGTGGAGAACGAGGCCGAAAGGTATCTGCGCATCAACAACCTTGCCCTTGAGGGCCTGCCTGACGACCTGACCGTCACCACCCACATCTGCCGCGGCAACTATCACTCCACCTACGCGTGCGAAGGCTCCTATGACGCCGTCGCCCCCTATGTGTTCGCCCGCGAGAACGTTGATGCGCTCTACCTCGAGTACGATGACGAGCGCTCCGGTGGCTTCGAACCCCTGGCCCAGGTGCCGCCTGACAAGAAGGTCGTGCTTGGCCTCATCACCACCAAGAGCCCCGTCCTCGAGGACAGGGACGCCGTCATCCGCCGCATCCACGAGGCAGAGCGCTACGTCCCCCTGGACCGGCTCTACCTGAGCCCGCAGTGTGGGTTTGCCTCCTGCGAGATCGGCAACAAGCTCACCGAGGAACAGCAGTGGGCAAAGCTCGCCCTCGTGAGACAGATCGCCCAGGAGGTCTGGGGATAG